A stretch of DNA from Persephonella sp.:
AGGACCTGTTACAAGAACAAGACCTCTTTTTTCAAGGGATATCTCGGCTAACTTTTTTGGGAGGTTCAGCTCATCAAATGACGGTATCTTTGTTTTCAATATCCTGAATGCAAAAGCGTAAGTCCCTCTCTGTCTATACACATTCACTCTATATCTGCTTACTCCGGGAATGGAGTAAGAGATATCTATCTCCCCTTTTCTTATCAGTTCAGCCTTTTTGTTTTCGCTCTTTATCACCGTGTTTATGAAGTTTACAATGTCCTGCTCTCTTATCTTTCCGTATTTGTCAATGTCTGTCAGCTTTCTGTTTATTCTGAAGACAGGGTGCCTCCCTATTTTCAGATGAATGTCAGTTGCGTTCATATTAACTGCATCTGTCAAAATCTCATTCAGATCCACCTTTTATCGCCTCCCTTATTTTTTGTTCTATTTCCCCCTTTATTTCAGGATTTTGTTTTAAAAACTCCCTTGCCTTTTCTCTTCCCTGTCCTATTTTCTGATCTCCGTAAGAATACCATGAACCGCTTTTCTTTATAATTCCAAGCTCTTCCCCAAGATCAAGTATCTCTCCCTCTTTTGATATTCCTTCCCCGTATATAACATCAAACTCTGCTTCTTTAAATGGAGGGGCAAGCTTGTTTTTTACTACTTTTACTTTTACCCTGCTTCCAACTTTTTCGCCAGAGTCTTTTATATCCTTTTTTCTTACCTCAAGTCTCATATCTGCGAAGAATTTTATAGCCCTTCCCCCTGTAGTTGTTTCAGGGTTTCCAAACATTACGCCAACTTTTTCCCTTATCTGGTTTATAAGAACAAGGGCAGTGTTTGATTTGTTTACGGCACCTTTTAGAACTCTCATCGCTTTTGACATCAGCCTTGCGTGTAGACCAACATTTGAGTCCTCAATATCCCCTTCAAGCTCTGCTTTTGGAACGAGTGCTGCAACAGAGTCTATTATAACAACATCTACAGCCCCGCTTCTTATAAGGGTTTCTGCTATCTCTAGAGCCTGTTCTCCGTAGTCTGGCTGTGAAATTATTAGATCGTCTATGTTCACACCTATAGCTTTTGCATATTTAGGATCAAAGGCATGTTCAGCATCAATAAATACAGCTTTTCCTCCCATCTTTTGTGTTTCTGCGATCAGATGAAGTGTGAGTGTTGTTTTTCCTGAAGATTCAGGTCCGTAAACTTCTGTCACTCTGCCCCTTGGTATTCCTCCGATACCTGTTGCAAGATCAAGTGTTAAGGATCCTGAAGGTATAGCCTCAACAGATTTGATGGCTTCAGAACTGAGGGTCATCACAGACCCTTTTCCAAATCTTTTTTCTATCTGTGCCAGAGCACTTTCAAGAGCCTTTTTTCTGGCTTCTAACTCTTTTTGATCAACAACATCACTCATACAGGTAAATCCTCCTTGTTATTCAGCGGAAACCACCCTTGGAACGACAAAAAATCCTTTTTCTGACTGGGGAGCATTAGAAAGAGCTTCCTCATTTGAAAGCCCTTCTTGGGGTATATCGTCCCTCACAGGTGTTTCCTGCTGATTTAGTTCGTAAAAAGGTAATATATTTTCCGTATCAAGTTCTTCAAGTTTTTTTATAAAGTTCAGAATATCACCAAGCTGTTTTGAAAAAAGCTCTACCTCTTCTTCTGTAAGCTTAAGTTTTGAAAGCTGTGCTACTTTGACTACAGTTTCTCTGTCTATCATTTTTATCCCCGATATATTTTTTTCGTCAGGTATAATTTTACCATTATTTTTGTATTGTTTCCTTTTTTTATTTTTTGTAAGTATTTGATAAATATATAAAACTATAAAAGAAGAACTTAATAGGTCATTTATATGATAAAAATCATTCCTAATAAGGAATTGATGTAATAAATTATAACTACCCTAAGTTAGCATCCCCCTCCCTCCCCCTCCATTTCCTGCGGGTCGCAAGACCCGCCTTTTTTATTTTTTTCTTCTTTTTTTAAAGTAGCTGTTAAGCCATTTTAATGCTTTTTCAGGTTGGTCTATAAGGTCTTCCCTGCCGTTTTTTATAAGAACAGCTTTCTGTTTCTCTGATAGTTTATAACTTTTCATAGCCTCTTTTTTTGCTTTGTTTATCCATTTTTTTATCTTTTCTTTGTCATTAAGAACATCTTCAGGAAGATCAAGACCTGTTTTCTCAGATAAAGATCTGGCGTAAGCTATCTGTTTTTCTGTTGGTTTTGTTTCTTTGTGCTGGTCTATAAACTTTTTCAGCTCTTCAGGGTTGTCCAGTATGTCTGATATATCTTTTCCATGTTTTTTTGCAAGGTCAAGGGCGTAATCAAGCATCTTTTTTGATATAACTGATCTGCCTGAAGACTGGGTTTTTTCATAAAGCTGTTTTACAAACTCTTTCCAGTCTTTTTTCTTCTGTTCCACATAATCTAAAAACTGTTCCATTCTTTTTGTAAAGTCGTAATCAACAACCCAGTGGTATTTTTTATCAAGGTAGTCTATAAGTTCGTAAGCTGCTTCTGTAGGTCTAAGGGCATTTCCTTCTTTTACTACATATCCCCTATCTTTTATCGTTTTCATTATTGTTGCGTAGGTTGATGGTCTTCCTATGCCTAATTCCTCAAGTTTTTTAACGAGCGATCCTTCAGTGTATCTTGGAGGTGGTTTTGTCCATTTTTCTTCAAGTTTCTGGTCAACTTTTTTTACGGTTTCCCCTTTTTTAAGTGGTGGAAGTTTCTGGGTGTCTTCTTTATCCTCTATGTTGTATACCTTTTTGTATCCATCAAAGGCTATCACAGATCCTGTTGTTTTGAATATGTAGCCTTTAATATCAAATTTTGCTGTTGTCCTCTCATAAACAGCCTCTTTCATCTGTGATGCTATCGTCCTCTGGTATATCAGCTTCAGGAGTTTGAAGTGGTCTTCTGTAAGACCCTTTTCCTGAATAAGCTGTTTTTGTTTTTCAAGGGGAACAAAGTTTGTTATTCTTATCGCCTCGTGGGCGTCTGCTTGAGTGTTTTTTGATTTATATCTTTTTGCTTTTTGGGGAAGATATTCCTGTCCAAAATGCTCTTTTATGAACTTTCTTATATTTTTTATCGCCTCATCTGATATCCTTACGCTGTCTGTTCTGTGGTATGTGATAAGCCCGTTTTCAAAAAGATCCTGTGCAAGCATCATAGTTTTTTCAGGTGAAAATCTAAGCTGTGAGTTCGCTGTCTGCTGCAGGACAGATGTTGTGAATGGAGGTTTTGGCGACTGTTTTACCTGCTTTTTCTGAACATCAACAACAACGGCTGTTTTTTCATCTTTTATGTCGCTGTATATCTTTTCTGCCAGTTCTTTGTCTTCAAGCCTTTGTTTTTCATAAAAGGAAACAAACTGAATGCCTTCTTTTTCTAGAACTGCAGACAGAACATAATAGGGCGTTGGCTTAAAAGCGATTATCTCCCTTTCCCTCTCAACAACAAGCCTGACTGCAGGGGATTGAACCCTACCTACGCTGAACCTTCCCCCTATCTCTTTAGATGCGATGGGAGAGAGAATATAACCAACTATCCTGTCTCCTACCCTTCTTCCTAAGAATGCCTCAAAAAGACCGAAATTTGTCTCCTCAAATCTTGGTGCTTTTTTTATTATCTCTTTTATATGTTTTGGGGTTATCTCGTGGAATTCAGCCCTTTTTATATCTTTTGCTTTTTTCTTTAGCTCTTCATACATAAAGTATCCGATGGCATAACCTTCTCTGTCTGGGTCTGTTGCTATGAAAACCTCTGCATCTTGAGAAAGCTTTTTTATCTGGGAAAGTATCTTTCTGTGGTTTGGGGATTTTATAACAAATTTTGGTTTGAATGTTTTTAGATCAACCCCCATTTCCTTTTCAGGAAGATCCTTAAAATGACCTACCGTTGCTTTGACAGAGTAGTCTTTTCCAAGATACTTCTGTATTTCCCTTGCTTTTTTAGGTGATTCTACGATAACTATCTTTTTTGTTTTTTCTCCCATTTACCTACCTTTTTATTTTTTTATTGGGTCCTCGATCCCTAAAGATCTAAATGCCTCTTCCCTCTGTCTGCATGTTGCACACTCACCGCAGGGAGGGATCGTTCCTCTATAGCATGAGTATGTTTTCTCATAAGGAACTTTAAGCTCAAGACCTGTTTTCAAAACATCAGTTTTACTCATTCCCAGAAATGGCGTCCATACTGTAATCCTGTTTTTTTTCTTTGCAACCATTATTGATGAGGCGTTAATGGCAGCTTCCACTGATGAAGCAAACTCAGCTCTGCAATCTGGATATGGGCTGTCAACTGAGTGGATACCTATCCCTATGTTTTCAATCTCATATACATCGGCAAATGATGCTGCTATTGATAGGAAATTCAGGTTTCTCATAGGAACTGTTGTTATTGGAGGTCCTTCAGGATACTCCTCAGATGGAACCTTAATGTTTTCATCTGTTAATGCTGACCCTTCTATTCCTTTTAGATGGGGAACCTCAACTATAAAATGTTTTTCAATATCTGCTTCTTTTATCAGCTCTTTGGCAAATGTCAGCTCTATCTTATGTTTCTGTCCGTAATCAAAAGAGATTGCGTAAACTTTGCTGAACTTTTCTTTTGCAAGCCACAAAAGTGTGGCACTGTCCATTCCTCCTGAAACAAGAACAATAACACTATCCTTCATTCTCAGCCTTTGCCCCGTTAATCTTTTTTATTTTTCCTGTTTTCAGCTTTAGATTACCTTCAAAAACACCTTGCGGTTCTATGGTTATCTCGTTGTATGTTATCTCACCTACAAACTTTCCTCCTGATATGATCTCTATACTTGTGCAGTCTGCATCTCCCTCAACGAAACCGCTGACTATAATCTTTTCTGCCGTTATTTTACCTTTCACTTTTCCCTTTTTCCCAACTGTTACTACTTTTTCACAAAATATATTCCCTTCAACCTCTCCGTCTATATGAACAGAGCCGTTAAACTTAAGCTCCCCTGAAATGTGAGAGCCTTCACTTATTATTGTTGTTCCGGAATTAGCGGCTGTAGATTTAGGGTTATCCCCTTTATTAAAGATTCCCATCTCACATGCCTCTCCTTTTTAAAGATTTCCTTGTAGCTCAGTTTTTTCCATCTAATAAAATTGACAGGATTTAAAGGTCTTTGCAAGTATCTAACCTCATAATGAAGGTGAGGACCGTTTATAAGCCCCGTGTTGCCGGAAAATCCTATCAGCTGACCTTTTTCAACAAAATCTCCTGTTTTTACCTTTATTTTACTTAGATGCCCGTATATAGTTTTAAAGCCATAGTTATGCTGGATTATTACCATTTTTCCGTAAGCTCCTTTTCTTCCTGCATACTCAACTATCCCGTTAGCTGTTGAAAAAACAGGTGTTCCAACCTTTGCCCTCAGATCAACTCCCGGATGAAAGTCCTTCTGTCCGTTAACAGGATGTTTTCTGTATCCGAACCTGCTTGTTATTATAGTGTTTTTTAAAGGAGAGCCGTTTGGTATGTTTTTGAACATGTGGTATATCTGTCCTGATGTCAGAGAGAGCTCTTTAACCCTTTTTGAAAAATCCTTTTTTTCTTCAGGTATGAGACCTATCATTTCCTCTATGTTTTTAACTTTCTCCGAAAGTTCCCTAAGTTCTGATGTTTTTTCGTTTATGCTTTGTTTAAGGGCTATTTTTTCTTTTAGTAGTTTTACATTCTGTTTTAAAAGTTCTTCTTTTTTCTGTGAAAGTTCCATAACTTCTTTAGACAAAAAATAGATCACAGATGTGCTTACAATAAAAAAAAGGATTATAAATCCAATAAGGTAAAGAATGTATTTTTTTACTATCTGTTTGAGGGTATACTGCTTTGCACCGTTAACATCATGGATCGTTATTGTAAATTTATCACGCATGGTTAGTTCTGCTGTTTTTCAGTTGCACGCCATTTCAGGTAGCTTTCAATAAAGCCGTCAATTTCACCGTCCATTACAGCCTGTATATTTCCTGTCTCATAGCCTGTTCTCAGATCTTTAACCATCTGGTAAGGCTGGAATACATATGATCTTATCTGGCTTCCCCATGTAATATCTTTTTTCTCACCTTCAAGCTCTTTCTGTTTTTCTTTCTGTTTTTCAAGCTCATACTGGTAAAGTCTGGCTTTCAACATCTGCATCGCTTTTGCTCTGTTCTGGATCTGTGATCTTTCGCTCTGGCACGACACTGTTATTCCTGTGGGGATATGAACTATCCTTACAGCTGAATCTGTAGTGTTTACATGCTGTCCTCCTGCTCCTGATGCTCTGAATGTATCTATTCTCAGATCTTCCTCTTTTATCTCTACCTTAACATCTTCCCCTATCTCAGGTATCACAGAAACCGCTGAAAATGATGTATGCCTTCTTTTGTTGGCGTCAAATGGTGATATCCTTACAAGTCTGTGAACCCCCTGTTCCCCTTTCAGGTATCCGTAAGCATAGGGACCTTTAATTATCACGGTTGCACTTTTTATCCCGGCAACATCGTCAGGCTGATAATCAACCATCTCTATCTCAAACCCGTTTTTCTCAGCCCACCTGAGGTACATCCTGAGAAGCATTTCAGTCCAGTCGCAAGCTTCCACGCCACCTGAACCTGCCTGCAAGGTCAGTATCGCATTTTTAAAATCATACTCACCTGACAGAAGGCTTGCTGTTTCAAGCCTGTTTATCTCCTTTTCAAGATTTTCAATCTCATTTTTTATCTCTTTTTCTGTTTCCTGATCATACTCCATCTCAAGAAGCTGTAGATACTCATCAATATCAGAAAGTCTTTTTTCAACAGATCTTATTTCTTCCAATCTATTTGATATGCTGTTTCTTCTGCTTGCTGTTTCCTGTGCTTTTTTCTGGTCATTCCAGAAATCAGGTTTTCCCATTTCCTGATCAAGGATAAAAAGCTCCTTCTCAAGCTGATCAGGTTTCAAGATCTCTTTTATATTTTCAAACTTATTTTTAAGTTCATTTAATTTTTCTTTCAGTTCTACAATCATGG
This window harbors:
- the recA gene encoding recombinase RecA, with amino-acid sequence MSDVVDQKELEARKKALESALAQIEKRFGKGSVMTLSSEAIKSVEAIPSGSLTLDLATGIGGIPRGRVTEVYGPESSGKTTLTLHLIAETQKMGGKAVFIDAEHAFDPKYAKAIGVNIDDLIISQPDYGEQALEIAETLIRSGAVDVVIIDSVAALVPKAELEGDIEDSNVGLHARLMSKAMRVLKGAVNKSNTALVLINQIREKVGVMFGNPETTTGGRAIKFFADMRLEVRKKDIKDSGEKVGSRVKVKVVKNKLAPPFKEAEFDVIYGEGISKEGEILDLGEELGIIKKSGSWYSYGDQKIGQGREKAREFLKQNPEIKGEIEQKIREAIKGGSE
- the gatC gene encoding Asp-tRNA(Asn)/Glu-tRNA(Gln) amidotransferase subunit GatC, producing MIDRETVVKVAQLSKLKLTEEEVELFSKQLGDILNFIKKLEELDTENILPFYELNQQETPVRDDIPQEGLSNEEALSNAPQSEKGFFVVPRVVSAE
- the topA gene encoding type I DNA topoisomerase, whose amino-acid sequence is MGEKTKKIVIVESPKKAREIQKYLGKDYSVKATVGHFKDLPEKEMGVDLKTFKPKFVIKSPNHRKILSQIKKLSQDAEVFIATDPDREGYAIGYFMYEELKKKAKDIKRAEFHEITPKHIKEIIKKAPRFEETNFGLFEAFLGRRVGDRIVGYILSPIASKEIGGRFSVGRVQSPAVRLVVEREREIIAFKPTPYYVLSAVLEKEGIQFVSFYEKQRLEDKELAEKIYSDIKDEKTAVVVDVQKKQVKQSPKPPFTTSVLQQTANSQLRFSPEKTMMLAQDLFENGLITYHRTDSVRISDEAIKNIRKFIKEHFGQEYLPQKAKRYKSKNTQADAHEAIRITNFVPLEKQKQLIQEKGLTEDHFKLLKLIYQRTIASQMKEAVYERTTAKFDIKGYIFKTTGSVIAFDGYKKVYNIEDKEDTQKLPPLKKGETVKKVDQKLEEKWTKPPPRYTEGSLVKKLEELGIGRPSTYATIMKTIKDRGYVVKEGNALRPTEAAYELIDYLDKKYHWVVDYDFTKRMEQFLDYVEQKKKDWKEFVKQLYEKTQSSGRSVISKKMLDYALDLAKKHGKDISDILDNPEELKKFIDQHKETKPTEKQIAYARSLSEKTGLDLPEDVLNDKEKIKKWINKAKKEAMKSYKLSEKQKAVLIKNGREDLIDQPEKALKWLNSYFKKRRKK
- the queC gene encoding 7-cyano-7-deazaguanine synthase QueC, yielding MRMKDSVIVLVSGGMDSATLLWLAKEKFSKVYAISFDYGQKHKIELTFAKELIKEADIEKHFIVEVPHLKGIEGSALTDENIKVPSEEYPEGPPITTVPMRNLNFLSIAASFADVYEIENIGIGIHSVDSPYPDCRAEFASSVEAAINASSIMVAKKKNRITVWTPFLGMSKTDVLKTGLELKVPYEKTYSCYRGTIPPCGECATCRQREEAFRSLGIEDPIKK
- a CDS encoding polymer-forming cytoskeletal protein: MGIFNKGDNPKSTAANSGTTIISEGSHISGELKFNGSVHIDGEVEGNIFCEKVVTVGKKGKVKGKITAEKIIVSGFVEGDADCTSIEIISGGKFVGEITYNEITIEPQGVFEGNLKLKTGKIKKINGAKAENEG
- a CDS encoding M23 family metallopeptidase — protein: MRDKFTITIHDVNGAKQYTLKQIVKKYILYLIGFIILFFIVSTSVIYFLSKEVMELSQKKEELLKQNVKLLKEKIALKQSINEKTSELRELSEKVKNIEEMIGLIPEEKKDFSKRVKELSLTSGQIYHMFKNIPNGSPLKNTIITSRFGYRKHPVNGQKDFHPGVDLRAKVGTPVFSTANGIVEYAGRKGAYGKMVIIQHNYGFKTIYGHLSKIKVKTGDFVEKGQLIGFSGNTGLINGPHLHYEVRYLQRPLNPVNFIRWKKLSYKEIFKKERHVRWESLIKGITLNLQPLIPEQQ
- the prfB gene encoding peptide chain release factor 2, with the protein product MIVELKEKLNELKNKFENIKEILKPDQLEKELFILDQEMGKPDFWNDQKKAQETASRRNSISNRLEEIRSVEKRLSDIDEYLQLLEMEYDQETEKEIKNEIENLEKEINRLETASLLSGEYDFKNAILTLQAGSGGVEACDWTEMLLRMYLRWAEKNGFEIEMVDYQPDDVAGIKSATVIIKGPYAYGYLKGEQGVHRLVRISPFDANKRRHTSFSAVSVIPEIGEDVKVEIKEEDLRIDTFRASGAGGQHVNTTDSAVRIVHIPTGITVSCQSERSQIQNRAKAMQMLKARLYQYELEKQKEKQKELEGEKKDITWGSQIRSYVFQPYQMVKDLRTGYETGNIQAVMDGEIDGFIESYLKWRATEKQQN